A region of Salvelinus alpinus chromosome 6, SLU_Salpinus.1, whole genome shotgun sequence DNA encodes the following proteins:
- the LOC139578508 gene encoding phospholipid-transporting ATPase IF-like isoform X4, with the protein MLLRWIRQQLGFDPPHQSDTRTVYIANRFPQHGHYVPQRFADNRIISSKYTVWNFVPKNLFEQFRRIANFYFLIIFLVQLMIDTPTSPVTSGLPLFFVITVTAIKQGYEDWLRHKADNEVNGAPVFVVRSGSLVQTRSKNIRVGDIVRVAKDETFPVDLVLLSSDRAEGTCHITTTSLDGETNLKTHYSVPETLVSQSVSRLEALHAVVECQQPDADLYRFVGRITVTQQEEEIVRPLGPENLLLRGARLKNTKEIFGVAVYTGMESKMALNYKCKSQKRSAVEKSMNTFLLIYLGILLFEAILSTILKYAWQAENKWDEPFYNQQTEQERNSSQILKFISDFLAFLVLYNFIIPISLYVTVEMQKFLGSFFIGWDLDLYHEESDQMAQVNTSDLNEELGQVEYVFTDKTGTLTENEMLFRECSINGIKYQEINGKLIHEGMMDDSPDGPVPPLSREELLFLKAVSLCHTVQISYEQPGDGPGNPFSHANGFSSQMEYYASSPDEKALVEATKRMGVTFIGSHGEVMEIKTFGKSEKYKLLHVLEFDATRRRMSVILQTPSGGKVLFTKGAESAILPFTKSGEIDKTRVHVDEFALKGLRTLVVACRHFNVEEYEEVDRRLHEARAALQQREERLAEVFSFIEKDLELLGATGVEDKLQEKVQETIEALRLAGIKVWVLTGDKHETAVSVSLSCGHFHRTMNILELVQQKSDNECAEQLRQLARRIREDHVVQHGLVVDGASLSLALRGHEKLFMEVCKNCSAVLCCRMAPLQKAKVVRLLKTSPEKPITLAIGDGANDVSMIQEAHVGIGIMGKEGRQAVRNSDYAIARFRFLSKLLLVHGHFYYIRIATLVQYFFYKNVCFITPQFLYQFFCLFSQQTLYDSVYLTLYNICFTSLPILVYSLFEQQVHPHMLQSKPVLYRDISKNSLLSFKTFLYWTLLGFCHAFVFFFGSYILMGEDTSLMGNGQMFGNWTFGTLVFTVMVITVTLKLALETHFWTWMNHFVTWGSIAFYFIFSLFYGGIIWPFLHTQDMYFVFVQLLSSGSAWFAIIIILIACLFPDIIKKVIYRHLQPTSTQKSQMYSNRVVIGDDFIALQPLSRAKNQLGKIRWKRIRVQSAQNMTLLKAGAEGRTIGNC; encoded by the exons ggctTTGACCCTCCCCATCAAAGTGATACCAGAACGGTTTACATCGCAAACCGCTTCCCTCAACATGGCCATTATGTCCCTCAGCGGTTTGCAGACAACAGAATCATATCATCCAAG TACACCGTTTGGAATTTTGTTCCCAAGAATCTGTTTGAACAGTTCAGAAGAATAGCCAATTTTTATTTTCTCATCATATTCCTGGTCCAG CTAATGATAGATACCCCCACTTCCCCTGTCACCAGCGGACTTCCTCTGTTCTTTGTCATCACAGTAACTGCCATCAAACAG GGCTATGAGGACTGGCTGAGGCACAAGGCGGACAACGAGGTGAACGGGGCGCCTGTGTTTGTGGTTCGCAGTGGCAGCCTTGTGCAGACTCGCTCAAAGAACATACGA GTGGGGGATATAGTCCGTGTGGCCAAAGATGAGACATTCCCAGTGGACTTGGTCCTCTTATCATCGGACCGAGCCGAGGGGACGTGTCACATCACCACAACCAGCCTGGACGGAGAGACTAATCTGAAG ACTCATTACTCTGTGCCAGAGACATTGGTGTCTCAGTCGGTGTCCAGGCTAGAGGCCCTACATGCTGTGGTGGAGTGTCAGCAGCCAGATGCAGATCTTTATAG GTTTGTTGGGCGAATAACAGTAACACAACAAGAAGAAGAGATTGTAAG ACCCCTTGGACCTGAAAACCTGCTGCTTCGAGGAGCAAGAttgaaaaataccaaagaaataTTTG gtgtagcagtttACACTGGGATGGAGTCTAAGATGGCCCTGAACTACAAGTGCAAATCCCAGAAGCGCTCTGCAGTGGAGAA GTCCATGAATACCTTTCTGCTCATCTACCTGGGCATCCTGCTGTTTGAGGCCATCCTCAGCACCATCCTGAAGTACGCCTGGCAGGCTGAGAACAAGTGGGACGAGCCCTTCTACAACCAGCAGACAGAGCAGGAGAGGAACAGCAGCCAG ATCCTGAAGTTCATCTCTGATTTCCTGGCGTTTCTGGTCCTGTACAACTTTATCATCCCCATCTCGCTCTACGTCACTGTGGAGATGCAGAAATTCCTGGGCTCGTTTTTCATTGGCTGGGACTTGGACCTCTATCATGAGGAGAGCGACCAGATGGCTCAGGTCAACACTTCTGACCTCAACGAGGAGCTGGGACAG gtgGAATACGTGTTTACGGATAAAACCGGCACCCTGACGGAGAATGAGATGCTGTTCCGTGAATGTTCAATCAATGGTATCAAATACCAGGAAATCAATGGAAAGCTTATACACGAGGGGATGATGGATGACTCGCCTGACGGACCTGTGCCTCCTCTG AGTCGGGAGGAGTTGCTGTTCCTGAAGGCAGTATCGCTGTGTCACACAGTGCAGATCAGCTACGAGCAGCCAGGCGACGGCCCGGGGAACCCCTTCTCCCACGCTAATGGCTTCTCCTCCCAGATGGAATACTATGCCTCCTCGCCGGATGAGAAAGCACTGGTGGAAGCCACTAAAAG GATGGGGGTAACCTTTATTGGTAGCCATGGAGAAGTTATGGAAATAAAAACATTTGGAAAGTCAGAAAA GTATAAACTACTCCATGTACTAGAGTTTGATGCAACCCGAAGGAGAATGAGTGTCATATTACAGACACCCTCAG GGGGGAAAGTACTATTTACAAAGGGAGCTGAGTCCGCCATTCTTCCCTTTACTAAAAGTGGAGAAATTGACAAAACAAGAGTACATGTAGATGAATTTGCCTTG AAGGGCTTGCGGACGTTGGTGGTGGCCTGCAGACACTTCAATGTGGAGGAGTATGAGGAGGTGGACCGGCGGCTCCACGAGGCCCGCGCGGCCctgcagcagagagaggagaggctggccGAGGTCTTCAGCTTCATAGAAAAGGACCTGGAGCTGTTGGGAGCGACCGGGGTGGAGGACAA GCTGCAGGAGAAGGTCCAGGAGACCATTGAGGCGCTGCGCCTGGCTGGGATCAAGGTGTGGGTGCTGACCGGGGACAAGCACGAGACGGCGGTCAGTGTCAGCCTGTCCTGCGGCCACTTCCACCGCACCATGAACATCCTGGAGCTGGTGCAGCAGAAGTCTGACAACGAGTGTGCCGAGCAGCTCCGACAACTGGCCAGGAG GATAAGAGAGGACCATGTGGTCCAGCATGGCCTGGTGGTGGACGGGGCCAGCCTGTCTCTGGCACTGCGGGGGCACGAGAAGCTCTTCATGGAGGTGTGCAAGAACTGCTCTGCCGTGCTGTGCTGCCGCATGGCGCCTCTGCAGAAGGCCAAG GTGGTGAGATTGCTGAAAACGTCTCCAGAGAAACCCATCACTTTAGCCATTGGGGATGGAGCCAATGATGTCAGCATGATTCAAGAGGCCCATGTTGGCATAG GTATCATGGGCAAGGAGGGAAGACAAGCAGTACGAAACAGTGACTATGCAATAGCAAGGTTTAGATTCCTTTCCAAGTTACTGCTCGTCCATGGCCACTTCTACTACATTAGAATTGCAACCCTTGTACAGTACTTTTTTTACAAG AATGTGTGCTTTATTACGCCCCAGTTTTTATACCAGTTCTTCTGTCTGTTTTCACAACAA ACTCTGTATGACAGCGTTTACCTGACACTCTACAACATCTGTTTCACCTCCCTGCCCATACTGGTGTACAGCCTGTTTGAGCAACAGGTCCATCCACACATGCTGCAGAGTAAGCCAGTGCTCTACAG AGACATCAGCAAGaattccctcctctccttcaagACCTTTTTGTACTGGACACTGCTGGGCTTCTGCCATGCCTTTGTCTTCTTCTTTGGTTCCTACATCCTGATGGGGGAGGACACGTCTCTCATGGGGAATGGGCAG ATGTTTGGAAACTGGACCTTTGGCACTTTGGTATTCACAGTAATggttatcactgttacattgaag CTGGCCTTGGAGACCCACTTCTGGACGTGGATGAATCACTTTGTTACCTGGGGCTCCATCGCTTTCTACTTCATCTTCTCCCTGTTTTATGGGGGAATCATCTG GCCTTTCCTCCACACCCAGGACATGTACTTTGTCTTTGTCCAGCTGCTCTCCAGCGGCTCTGCCTGGTtcgccatcatcatcatcctcatcgcCTGCCTTTTCCCCGACATCATCAAGAAGGTGATCTATAGGCACCTCCAGCCCACCAGCACCCAGAAGTCTCAG ATGTACTCCAATCGAGTCGTCATAGGTGATGACTTCATCGCACTGCAGCCTCTTTCCAGAGCCAAGAATCAGCTGGGCAAAATTAG
- the LOC139578508 gene encoding phospholipid-transporting ATPase IF-like isoform X3 — protein sequence MLLRWIRQQLGFDPPHQSDTRTVYIANRFPQHGHYVPQRFADNRIISSKYTVWNFVPKNLFEQFRRIANFYFLIIFLVQLMIDTPTSPVTSGLPLFFVITVTAIKQGYEDWLRHKADNEVNGAPVFVVRSGSLVQTRSKNIRVGDIVRVAKDETFPVDLVLLSSDRAEGTCHITTTSLDGETNLKTHYSVPETLVSQSVSRLEALHAVVECQQPDADLYRFVGRITVTQQEEEIVRPLGPENLLLRGARLKNTKEIFGVAVYTGMESKMALNYKCKSQKRSAVEKSMNTFLLIYLGILLFEAILSTILKYAWQAENKWDEPFYNQQTEQERNSSQILKFISDFLAFLVLYNFIIPISLYVTVEMQKFLGSFFIGWDLDLYHEESDQMAQVNTSDLNEELGQVEYVFTDKTGTLTENEMLFRECSINGIKYQEINGKLIHEGMMDDSPDGPVPPLSREELLFLKAVSLCHTVQISYEQPGDGPGNPFSHANGFSSQMEYYASSPDEKALVEATKRMGVTFIGSHGEVMEIKTFGKSEKYKLLHVLEFDATRRRMSVILQTPSGGKVLFTKGAESAILPFTKSGEIDKTRVHVDEFALKGLRTLVVACRHFNVEEYEEVDRRLHEARAALQQREERLAEVFSFIEKDLELLGATGVEDKLQEKVQETIEALRLAGIKVWVLTGDKHETAVSVSLSCGHFHRTMNILELVQQKSDNECAEQLRQLARRIREDHVVQHGLVVDGASLSLALRGHEKLFMEVCKNCSAVLCCRMAPLQKAKVVRLLKTSPEKPITLAIGDGANDVSMIQEAHVGIGIMGKEGRQAVRNSDYAIARFRFLSKLLLVHGHFYYIRIATLVQYFFYKNVCFITPQFLYQFFCLFSQQTLYDSVYLTLYNICFTSLPILVYSLFEQQVHPHMLQSKPVLYRDISKNSLLSFKTFLYWTLLGFCHAFVFFFGSYILMGEDTSLMGNGQMFGNWTFGTLVFTVMVITVTLKLALETHFWTWMNHFVTWGSIAFYFIFSLFYGGIIWPFLHTQDMYFVFVQLLSSGSAWFAIIIILIACLFPDIIKKVIYRHLQPTSTQKSQMYSNRVVIGDDFIALQPLSRAKNQLGKISLLRLTTRASAAWTPCVATQRGRTGAPGWAGWWRK from the exons ggctTTGACCCTCCCCATCAAAGTGATACCAGAACGGTTTACATCGCAAACCGCTTCCCTCAACATGGCCATTATGTCCCTCAGCGGTTTGCAGACAACAGAATCATATCATCCAAG TACACCGTTTGGAATTTTGTTCCCAAGAATCTGTTTGAACAGTTCAGAAGAATAGCCAATTTTTATTTTCTCATCATATTCCTGGTCCAG CTAATGATAGATACCCCCACTTCCCCTGTCACCAGCGGACTTCCTCTGTTCTTTGTCATCACAGTAACTGCCATCAAACAG GGCTATGAGGACTGGCTGAGGCACAAGGCGGACAACGAGGTGAACGGGGCGCCTGTGTTTGTGGTTCGCAGTGGCAGCCTTGTGCAGACTCGCTCAAAGAACATACGA GTGGGGGATATAGTCCGTGTGGCCAAAGATGAGACATTCCCAGTGGACTTGGTCCTCTTATCATCGGACCGAGCCGAGGGGACGTGTCACATCACCACAACCAGCCTGGACGGAGAGACTAATCTGAAG ACTCATTACTCTGTGCCAGAGACATTGGTGTCTCAGTCGGTGTCCAGGCTAGAGGCCCTACATGCTGTGGTGGAGTGTCAGCAGCCAGATGCAGATCTTTATAG GTTTGTTGGGCGAATAACAGTAACACAACAAGAAGAAGAGATTGTAAG ACCCCTTGGACCTGAAAACCTGCTGCTTCGAGGAGCAAGAttgaaaaataccaaagaaataTTTG gtgtagcagtttACACTGGGATGGAGTCTAAGATGGCCCTGAACTACAAGTGCAAATCCCAGAAGCGCTCTGCAGTGGAGAA GTCCATGAATACCTTTCTGCTCATCTACCTGGGCATCCTGCTGTTTGAGGCCATCCTCAGCACCATCCTGAAGTACGCCTGGCAGGCTGAGAACAAGTGGGACGAGCCCTTCTACAACCAGCAGACAGAGCAGGAGAGGAACAGCAGCCAG ATCCTGAAGTTCATCTCTGATTTCCTGGCGTTTCTGGTCCTGTACAACTTTATCATCCCCATCTCGCTCTACGTCACTGTGGAGATGCAGAAATTCCTGGGCTCGTTTTTCATTGGCTGGGACTTGGACCTCTATCATGAGGAGAGCGACCAGATGGCTCAGGTCAACACTTCTGACCTCAACGAGGAGCTGGGACAG gtgGAATACGTGTTTACGGATAAAACCGGCACCCTGACGGAGAATGAGATGCTGTTCCGTGAATGTTCAATCAATGGTATCAAATACCAGGAAATCAATGGAAAGCTTATACACGAGGGGATGATGGATGACTCGCCTGACGGACCTGTGCCTCCTCTG AGTCGGGAGGAGTTGCTGTTCCTGAAGGCAGTATCGCTGTGTCACACAGTGCAGATCAGCTACGAGCAGCCAGGCGACGGCCCGGGGAACCCCTTCTCCCACGCTAATGGCTTCTCCTCCCAGATGGAATACTATGCCTCCTCGCCGGATGAGAAAGCACTGGTGGAAGCCACTAAAAG GATGGGGGTAACCTTTATTGGTAGCCATGGAGAAGTTATGGAAATAAAAACATTTGGAAAGTCAGAAAA GTATAAACTACTCCATGTACTAGAGTTTGATGCAACCCGAAGGAGAATGAGTGTCATATTACAGACACCCTCAG GGGGGAAAGTACTATTTACAAAGGGAGCTGAGTCCGCCATTCTTCCCTTTACTAAAAGTGGAGAAATTGACAAAACAAGAGTACATGTAGATGAATTTGCCTTG AAGGGCTTGCGGACGTTGGTGGTGGCCTGCAGACACTTCAATGTGGAGGAGTATGAGGAGGTGGACCGGCGGCTCCACGAGGCCCGCGCGGCCctgcagcagagagaggagaggctggccGAGGTCTTCAGCTTCATAGAAAAGGACCTGGAGCTGTTGGGAGCGACCGGGGTGGAGGACAA GCTGCAGGAGAAGGTCCAGGAGACCATTGAGGCGCTGCGCCTGGCTGGGATCAAGGTGTGGGTGCTGACCGGGGACAAGCACGAGACGGCGGTCAGTGTCAGCCTGTCCTGCGGCCACTTCCACCGCACCATGAACATCCTGGAGCTGGTGCAGCAGAAGTCTGACAACGAGTGTGCCGAGCAGCTCCGACAACTGGCCAGGAG GATAAGAGAGGACCATGTGGTCCAGCATGGCCTGGTGGTGGACGGGGCCAGCCTGTCTCTGGCACTGCGGGGGCACGAGAAGCTCTTCATGGAGGTGTGCAAGAACTGCTCTGCCGTGCTGTGCTGCCGCATGGCGCCTCTGCAGAAGGCCAAG GTGGTGAGATTGCTGAAAACGTCTCCAGAGAAACCCATCACTTTAGCCATTGGGGATGGAGCCAATGATGTCAGCATGATTCAAGAGGCCCATGTTGGCATAG GTATCATGGGCAAGGAGGGAAGACAAGCAGTACGAAACAGTGACTATGCAATAGCAAGGTTTAGATTCCTTTCCAAGTTACTGCTCGTCCATGGCCACTTCTACTACATTAGAATTGCAACCCTTGTACAGTACTTTTTTTACAAG AATGTGTGCTTTATTACGCCCCAGTTTTTATACCAGTTCTTCTGTCTGTTTTCACAACAA ACTCTGTATGACAGCGTTTACCTGACACTCTACAACATCTGTTTCACCTCCCTGCCCATACTGGTGTACAGCCTGTTTGAGCAACAGGTCCATCCACACATGCTGCAGAGTAAGCCAGTGCTCTACAG AGACATCAGCAAGaattccctcctctccttcaagACCTTTTTGTACTGGACACTGCTGGGCTTCTGCCATGCCTTTGTCTTCTTCTTTGGTTCCTACATCCTGATGGGGGAGGACACGTCTCTCATGGGGAATGGGCAG ATGTTTGGAAACTGGACCTTTGGCACTTTGGTATTCACAGTAATggttatcactgttacattgaag CTGGCCTTGGAGACCCACTTCTGGACGTGGATGAATCACTTTGTTACCTGGGGCTCCATCGCTTTCTACTTCATCTTCTCCCTGTTTTATGGGGGAATCATCTG GCCTTTCCTCCACACCCAGGACATGTACTTTGTCTTTGTCCAGCTGCTCTCCAGCGGCTCTGCCTGGTtcgccatcatcatcatcctcatcgcCTGCCTTTTCCCCGACATCATCAAGAAGGTGATCTATAGGCACCTCCAGCCCACCAGCACCCAGAAGTCTCAG ATGTACTCCAATCGAGTCGTCATAGGTGATGACTTCATCGCACTGCAGCCTCTTTCCAGAGCCAAGAATCAGCTGGGCAAAATTAG
- the LOC139578508 gene encoding phospholipid-transporting ATPase IF-like isoform X2 has translation MLLRWIRQQLGFDPPHQSDTRTVYIANRFPQHGHYVPQRFADNRIISSKYTVWNFVPKNLFEQFRRIANFYFLIIFLVQLMIDTPTSPVTSGLPLFFVITVTAIKQGYEDWLRHKADNEVNGAPVFVVRSGSLVQTRSKNIRVGDIVRVAKDETFPVDLVLLSSDRAEGTCHITTTSLDGETNLKTHYSVPETLVSQSVSRLEALHAVVECQQPDADLYRFVGRITVTQQEEEIVRPLGPENLLLRGARLKNTKEIFGVAVYTGMESKMALNYKCKSQKRSAVEKSMNTFLLIYLGILLFEAILSTILKYAWQAENKWDEPFYNQQTEQERNSSQILKFISDFLAFLVLYNFIIPISLYVTVEMQKFLGSFFIGWDLDLYHEESDQMAQVNTSDLNEELGQVEYVFTDKTGTLTENEMLFRECSINGIKYQEINGKLIHEGMMDDSPDGPVPPLSREELLFLKAVSLCHTVQISYEQPGDGPGNPFSHANGFSSQMEYYASSPDEKALVEATKRMGVTFIGSHGEVMEIKTFGKSEKYKLLHVLEFDATRRRMSVILQTPSGGKVLFTKGAESAILPFTKSGEIDKTRVHVDEFALKGLRTLVVACRHFNVEEYEEVDRRLHEARAALQQREERLAEVFSFIEKDLELLGATGVEDKLQEKVQETIEALRLAGIKVWVLTGDKHETAVSVSLSCGHFHRTMNILELVQQKSDNECAEQLRQLARRIREDHVVQHGLVVDGASLSLALRGHEKLFMEVCKNCSAVLCCRMAPLQKAKVVRLLKTSPEKPITLAIGDGANDVSMIQEAHVGIGIMGKEGRQAVRNSDYAIARFRFLSKLLLVHGHFYYIRIATLVQYFFYKNVCFITPQFLYQFFCLFSQQTLYDSVYLTLYNICFTSLPILVYSLFEQQVHPHMLQSKPVLYRDISKNSLLSFKTFLYWTLLGFCHAFVFFFGSYILMGEDTSLMGNGQMFGNWTFGTLVFTVMVITVTLKLALETHFWTWMNHFVTWGSIAFYFIFSLFYGGIIWPFLHTQDMYFVFVQLLSSGSAWFAIIIILIACLFPDIIKKVIYRHLQPTSTQKSQLIETNYQGIGCVDSMCCYSEGENGCARLGRMVAQVMGCCNPAYANRSWSDSDPFYSNDRSILTLAPMEAAHC, from the exons ggctTTGACCCTCCCCATCAAAGTGATACCAGAACGGTTTACATCGCAAACCGCTTCCCTCAACATGGCCATTATGTCCCTCAGCGGTTTGCAGACAACAGAATCATATCATCCAAG TACACCGTTTGGAATTTTGTTCCCAAGAATCTGTTTGAACAGTTCAGAAGAATAGCCAATTTTTATTTTCTCATCATATTCCTGGTCCAG CTAATGATAGATACCCCCACTTCCCCTGTCACCAGCGGACTTCCTCTGTTCTTTGTCATCACAGTAACTGCCATCAAACAG GGCTATGAGGACTGGCTGAGGCACAAGGCGGACAACGAGGTGAACGGGGCGCCTGTGTTTGTGGTTCGCAGTGGCAGCCTTGTGCAGACTCGCTCAAAGAACATACGA GTGGGGGATATAGTCCGTGTGGCCAAAGATGAGACATTCCCAGTGGACTTGGTCCTCTTATCATCGGACCGAGCCGAGGGGACGTGTCACATCACCACAACCAGCCTGGACGGAGAGACTAATCTGAAG ACTCATTACTCTGTGCCAGAGACATTGGTGTCTCAGTCGGTGTCCAGGCTAGAGGCCCTACATGCTGTGGTGGAGTGTCAGCAGCCAGATGCAGATCTTTATAG GTTTGTTGGGCGAATAACAGTAACACAACAAGAAGAAGAGATTGTAAG ACCCCTTGGACCTGAAAACCTGCTGCTTCGAGGAGCAAGAttgaaaaataccaaagaaataTTTG gtgtagcagtttACACTGGGATGGAGTCTAAGATGGCCCTGAACTACAAGTGCAAATCCCAGAAGCGCTCTGCAGTGGAGAA GTCCATGAATACCTTTCTGCTCATCTACCTGGGCATCCTGCTGTTTGAGGCCATCCTCAGCACCATCCTGAAGTACGCCTGGCAGGCTGAGAACAAGTGGGACGAGCCCTTCTACAACCAGCAGACAGAGCAGGAGAGGAACAGCAGCCAG ATCCTGAAGTTCATCTCTGATTTCCTGGCGTTTCTGGTCCTGTACAACTTTATCATCCCCATCTCGCTCTACGTCACTGTGGAGATGCAGAAATTCCTGGGCTCGTTTTTCATTGGCTGGGACTTGGACCTCTATCATGAGGAGAGCGACCAGATGGCTCAGGTCAACACTTCTGACCTCAACGAGGAGCTGGGACAG gtgGAATACGTGTTTACGGATAAAACCGGCACCCTGACGGAGAATGAGATGCTGTTCCGTGAATGTTCAATCAATGGTATCAAATACCAGGAAATCAATGGAAAGCTTATACACGAGGGGATGATGGATGACTCGCCTGACGGACCTGTGCCTCCTCTG AGTCGGGAGGAGTTGCTGTTCCTGAAGGCAGTATCGCTGTGTCACACAGTGCAGATCAGCTACGAGCAGCCAGGCGACGGCCCGGGGAACCCCTTCTCCCACGCTAATGGCTTCTCCTCCCAGATGGAATACTATGCCTCCTCGCCGGATGAGAAAGCACTGGTGGAAGCCACTAAAAG GATGGGGGTAACCTTTATTGGTAGCCATGGAGAAGTTATGGAAATAAAAACATTTGGAAAGTCAGAAAA GTATAAACTACTCCATGTACTAGAGTTTGATGCAACCCGAAGGAGAATGAGTGTCATATTACAGACACCCTCAG GGGGGAAAGTACTATTTACAAAGGGAGCTGAGTCCGCCATTCTTCCCTTTACTAAAAGTGGAGAAATTGACAAAACAAGAGTACATGTAGATGAATTTGCCTTG AAGGGCTTGCGGACGTTGGTGGTGGCCTGCAGACACTTCAATGTGGAGGAGTATGAGGAGGTGGACCGGCGGCTCCACGAGGCCCGCGCGGCCctgcagcagagagaggagaggctggccGAGGTCTTCAGCTTCATAGAAAAGGACCTGGAGCTGTTGGGAGCGACCGGGGTGGAGGACAA GCTGCAGGAGAAGGTCCAGGAGACCATTGAGGCGCTGCGCCTGGCTGGGATCAAGGTGTGGGTGCTGACCGGGGACAAGCACGAGACGGCGGTCAGTGTCAGCCTGTCCTGCGGCCACTTCCACCGCACCATGAACATCCTGGAGCTGGTGCAGCAGAAGTCTGACAACGAGTGTGCCGAGCAGCTCCGACAACTGGCCAGGAG GATAAGAGAGGACCATGTGGTCCAGCATGGCCTGGTGGTGGACGGGGCCAGCCTGTCTCTGGCACTGCGGGGGCACGAGAAGCTCTTCATGGAGGTGTGCAAGAACTGCTCTGCCGTGCTGTGCTGCCGCATGGCGCCTCTGCAGAAGGCCAAG GTGGTGAGATTGCTGAAAACGTCTCCAGAGAAACCCATCACTTTAGCCATTGGGGATGGAGCCAATGATGTCAGCATGATTCAAGAGGCCCATGTTGGCATAG GTATCATGGGCAAGGAGGGAAGACAAGCAGTACGAAACAGTGACTATGCAATAGCAAGGTTTAGATTCCTTTCCAAGTTACTGCTCGTCCATGGCCACTTCTACTACATTAGAATTGCAACCCTTGTACAGTACTTTTTTTACAAG AATGTGTGCTTTATTACGCCCCAGTTTTTATACCAGTTCTTCTGTCTGTTTTCACAACAA ACTCTGTATGACAGCGTTTACCTGACACTCTACAACATCTGTTTCACCTCCCTGCCCATACTGGTGTACAGCCTGTTTGAGCAACAGGTCCATCCACACATGCTGCAGAGTAAGCCAGTGCTCTACAG AGACATCAGCAAGaattccctcctctccttcaagACCTTTTTGTACTGGACACTGCTGGGCTTCTGCCATGCCTTTGTCTTCTTCTTTGGTTCCTACATCCTGATGGGGGAGGACACGTCTCTCATGGGGAATGGGCAG ATGTTTGGAAACTGGACCTTTGGCACTTTGGTATTCACAGTAATggttatcactgttacattgaag CTGGCCTTGGAGACCCACTTCTGGACGTGGATGAATCACTTTGTTACCTGGGGCTCCATCGCTTTCTACTTCATCTTCTCCCTGTTTTATGGGGGAATCATCTG GCCTTTCCTCCACACCCAGGACATGTACTTTGTCTTTGTCCAGCTGCTCTCCAGCGGCTCTGCCTGGTtcgccatcatcatcatcctcatcgcCTGCCTTTTCCCCGACATCATCAAGAAGGTGATCTATAGGCACCTCCAGCCCACCAGCACCCAGAAGTCTCAG